The following coding sequences are from one Phyllostomus discolor isolate MPI-MPIP mPhyDis1 chromosome 11, mPhyDis1.pri.v3, whole genome shotgun sequence window:
- the TLR3 gene encoding toll-like receptor 3, whose product MSRGLLHPVPCFLGLLLFWILSASSAHRCTVRHQVADCSHLKLTEIPDDLPANITVLNLTHNQLKKLPPANFTRYSRLTVLDAGFNTISKLEPDLCQKLPLLEILNIQHNELSQVSDKTFLFCLNLTELLLRSNSIQKIQNNPFKNLKNLIKLDLSHNGMPSTKLGTELQLQNLQELLLSSNKINVLTREELGFLGNSSLKKLDLSSNPIKEFSPGCFHAIGTLFGLSLNNVPLGPSVIEKLCLELASTSVRNLYLSDTQLFKTSNATFAGLKQTNLTTLDLSHNGLSTIGNDSFAWLPRLGYLFLEYNNIGHLSSRSLYGLSSVRYLTLRHSFTKQSNSLALLPKIDDFSFRWLTGLEYLNMDDNNFPGMKSNMFTGLIKLKYLSLSNSFTSFQTLANETFVSLAHSPLLMLNLSRNKISKMEGGAFSWLGHLRVLDLGLNEIGQELTGEEWRGLDSIVEIYLSYNKYLQLTSSSFALVPSLQRLMLRRVALRFAATSPFRPLRNLTILDLSNNNIANINDDLLEGLEKLEILDLQHNNLARLWKHANPGGPVYFLKGLSHLHILNLESNGFDEIPVDVFKDLFQLKSISLGLNNLNILPPSVFDDQVSLRSLSLQKNLITSIEKSVFGPAFKNLSSLDMSFNPFDCTCESIAWFVTWINSTHTNISELPSHYLCNTPPQYHGFPVMLFDVSPCKDSAPFELFFMISTSILLIFISAVLLIHLEGWRLSFYWNVLVHRALGFKEVDRQPEQFDYAAYIIHAYEDRDWVWEHFSPMEEKDQTLRFCLEERDFQAGVLELEAIVNSIKRSRKTIFVITQNLLKDPLCKRFKVHQAVQKAIEQNLDSIILIFLEEIPDYKLNHALCLRRGMFKSHCILTWPVQVERVNAFHHKLQVALGSRNSVH is encoded by the exons ATGAGCCGGGGTCTGCTGCATCCTGTCCCCTGCTTCCTGGGACTGTTGCTCTTCTGGATACTGAGTGCATCTTCTGCCCACAGATGCACTGTTCGGCACCAGGTGGCCGACTGCAGCCATCTGAAGCTGACTGAGATACCCGACGACCTGCCGGCAAACATAACGGTGTTGAATCTAACCCACAATCAGCTCAAAAAATTGCCACCTGCCAATTTTACAAGATACAGCCGACTTACTGTCTTGGATGCAGGATTTAACACCATCTCCAAACTGGAGCCAGATTTGTGCCAAAAACTCCCCTTGTTGGAAATTTTGAACATCCAACACAATGAGCTGTCTCAAGTTTCTGACAAAACCTTTCTCTTCTGCCTGAATTTGACTGAGCTCCTTCTTAGGTCCAACTCAAtccagaaaattcaaaataatcccTTTAAAAACCTGAAG AATTTAATCAAGTTAGATCTGTCTCATAATGGCATGCCATCTACGAAACTAGGAACTGAGCTCCAGCTGCAAAATCTCCAAGAGCTTCTACTATCcagtaataaaattaatgtcCTAACCCGCGAAGAACTTGGTTTCCTCGgcaattcttctttaaaaaaactagacTTGTCATCAAACCCAATTAAAGAG TTCTCTCCAGGCTGTTTTCATGCAATTGGAACACTATTTGGTCTCTCTCTGAACAACGTCCCGCTGGGTCCCAGTGTCATAGAGAAGCTGTGTCTGGAACTAGCGAGCACAAGCGTTCGCAATCTGTACCTGAGCGACACCCAGCTGTTCAAAACAAGCAACGCGACCTTCGCTGGACTGAAGCAGACGAATCTCACCACGCTCGATCTCTCCCATAACGGCTTAAGTACGATCGGCAACGATTCCTTTGCTTGGCTTCCTCGTCTAGGATATCTCTTCCTGGAATATAACAACATAGGCCACTTGTCTTCTCGCTCCCTTTACGGGCTTTCCAGTGTGAGATACCTGACCTTGAGACACTCTTTCACTAAACAAAGCAATTCCCTTGCCTTGCTTCCCAAGATCGATGATTTTTCCTTCCGGTGGCTAACAGGTTTGGAGTATCTTAACATGGACGATAACAACTTTCCGGGCATGAAAAGCAATATGTTCACGGGACTCATAAAGCTGAAATATTTAAGTCTATCCAACTCCTTCACGAGTTTTCAAACTTTAGCAAATGAAACATTCGTGTCGCTTGCGCATTCTCCTTTGCTTATGCTCAACCTAAGcagaaataaaatctcaaaaatggAGGGTGGTGCTTTTTCTTGGTTGGGCCACCTAAGGGTGCTCGACCTGGGCCTTAATGAAATTGGGCAGGAACTCACAGGCGAGGAATGGAGAGGCCTAGACAGTATTGTCGAAATCTACCTCTCCTACAACAAATACCTACAACTGACCAGCAGCTCGTTTGCCCTGGTGCCAAGCCTTCAACGGCTGATGCTCCGAAGGGTGGCCCTGCGATTTGCGGCCACTTCGCCTTTTCGCCCCCTGCGTAACTTGACCATTCTCGACCTGAGCAACAACAATATAGCCAACATCAACGATGACCTTTTGGAGGGCCTGGAGAAACTGGAGATTCTGGATTTGCAGCACAACAACTTAGCTAGGCTCTGGAAACATGCAAACCCGGGCGGTCCCGTGTATTTCCTAAAGGGTCTTTCTCACCTCCATATCCTTAACTTAGAGTCGAATGGCTTCGATGAGATCCCGGTAGATGTCTTCAAGGACTTATTTCAGTTAAAGAGCATCAGTTTAGGACTGAATAATTTAAACATACTTCCGCCCTCCGTCTTTGATGATCAGGTATCGCTAAGGTCCCTGAGCCTCCAGAAGAATCTCATCACGTCCATCGAGAAGAGTGTTTTTGGGCCAGCTTTCAAGAACCTGAGTAGTTTAGACATGAGCTTTAATCCGTTCGACTGCACATGTGAGAGCATCGCCTGGTTCGTCACTTGGATCAATAGCACCCACACCAACATCTCTGAGCTACCGAGCCATTACCTCTGCAACACTCCACCCCAGTACCACGGTTTTCCCGTGATGCTTTTCGATGTATCACCCTGCAAAGACAGTGCGCCCTTTGAACTCTTTTTCATGATAAGTACCAGCATCCTATTGATCTTTATCTCTGCGGTACTGCTCATCCATTTGGAGGGCTGGAggctgtctttttattggaaTGTTTTGGTGCATCGAGCTCTTGGTTTCAAAGAAGTGGATAGACAGCCAGAGCAGTTTGACTACGCAGCGTACATAATTCATGCCTATGAAGACAGGGACTGGGTATGGGAACACTTCTCCCCCATGGAGGAAAAGGACCAAACGCTCAGATTTTGTCTGGAAGAGAGGGACTTTCAGGCAGGCGTTCTTGAACTTGAAGCAATTGTCAACAGCATCAAAAGGAGCCGAAAAActatttttgttataacacagAATCTATTGAAAGACCCATTATGCAAAAG ATTCAAGGTGCACCAAGCAGTTCAGAAAGCTATCGAACAAAATCTGGACTCCATCATCTTGATCTTTCTTGAAGAGATTCCAGATTATAAACTGAAC